One window from the genome of Bradyrhizobium xenonodulans encodes:
- the pseI gene encoding pseudaminic acid synthase, translating to MTDKISIAGRSIGRSHKPFIIAEMSGNHNQSLDRALAIVEAAAKTGAHALKLQTYTADTMTLDLDQDEFFINDPDSLWKGNSLHKLYQQAYTPWEWHKPIFERARALGMIPFSSPFDASAVDFLEGLGVPCYKIASFENTDLPLIRKVASTGKPMIISTGMANVAEIDEAVRTAREVGCKELVLLKCTSTYPATPSDTNLLTIPHLRGMFGCEVGLSDHTFGIGASVASVALGASVIEKHFTLARADGGVDSSFSMEPDEMASLVVETERAWMALGEVHYGLTGKEKDSRVFRRSLYVAEDLAAGDVLTDKNLRIIRPGLGLPPKYFSTLIGKRVGRPVRKGTPMSWDLLTPVDAPVVEPRQAASRNARA from the coding sequence ATGACGGACAAGATCTCAATTGCGGGGCGCTCGATCGGCCGGTCGCACAAGCCGTTCATCATTGCGGAAATGTCGGGCAATCACAATCAATCGCTAGATCGGGCGTTGGCCATCGTCGAGGCCGCAGCGAAGACCGGCGCGCACGCGCTGAAGCTGCAGACCTACACGGCCGACACGATGACACTCGATCTCGACCAGGATGAATTCTTCATCAACGATCCGGACAGCCTGTGGAAGGGCAACTCGCTGCACAAGCTTTACCAGCAGGCGTACACGCCCTGGGAATGGCACAAGCCGATCTTCGAGCGCGCCCGCGCCCTTGGAATGATCCCGTTCTCGTCGCCATTCGATGCGAGTGCGGTGGATTTCCTCGAAGGGCTCGGCGTGCCCTGCTACAAGATCGCATCGTTCGAAAACACCGACCTGCCGCTGATCCGCAAGGTCGCCTCGACCGGCAAGCCGATGATCATATCGACCGGCATGGCGAATGTGGCCGAGATCGACGAGGCGGTGCGCACTGCGCGGGAGGTCGGCTGCAAGGAGCTGGTTCTCCTCAAATGCACCAGCACTTATCCGGCGACGCCGTCCGACACCAATCTCCTGACCATTCCGCATTTGCGCGGCATGTTCGGTTGCGAGGTCGGATTGTCCGACCACACTTTCGGCATCGGAGCCAGCGTGGCGAGCGTGGCGCTCGGCGCCAGCGTCATAGAGAAGCATTTTACGCTCGCGCGCGCTGATGGCGGGGTGGACTCGAGCTTCTCCATGGAGCCCGACGAGATGGCCTCGCTGGTGGTCGAGACCGAGCGCGCCTGGATGGCGCTCGGCGAGGTTCACTACGGCTTGACCGGGAAGGAAAAGGACTCGCGGGTCTTCCGCCGCTCGCTCTACGTGGCCGAGGACCTCGCGGCGGGGGATGTCCTGACGGATAAGAACCTGCGGATCATCCGCCCCGGCCTTGGGCTGCCGCCGAAGTATTTCTCGACCCTGATCGGCAAGCGCGTCGGCCGCCCCGTGCGCAAGGGCACGCCGATGAGTTGGGACCTTCTGACGCCCGTCGACGCTCCGGTCGTGGAGCCGCGACAGGCCGCGTCGAGGAACGCCCGTGCCTGA